From the Kribbella sp. CA-293567 genome, the window CTGAGACATCCAACAAGTCGTCTGGCTTCATTCGCGGATGAACTGAAACCTTCGTAACAAGAATCGAGTGCTTCGGCATGATCCCCTCCCCAAGATAGTCACGCCGTGTGGCCGGGATCGTACGTCAGCGGCTCGCTACACGACAGACCGCAGTCAGCAGGACCCCGGGAATCGTTCACAGCCCGTTATGGTGCGGCCCATAGCTTGGGACTTAGCGGAGGCCGCAGCGAGCCGGAACCGTCCTGGTACGGCATGGGGTGGCGGACCCTGCTAACAAGCGTGCTAACAACGGGGTGGACCGGGGTGGACCTGGAGGGACGATCTACCCCACAGCATGGCTCCCGGGATTGGCGGGTGGACTTCGGTAGACGGTGGTCGCTGCACTCGTAATGAGAAGGTCATCGGTTCGATTCCGATAGGCGGCTCCACCAGAACCCCCAGGTCAGAGGCCAGTTTCCTCGCCCGGGGGTTTCTTGTTTCCGGCCTCCAACTCTCTCCGTGCCCCCGTGGTGCCCGGTCTTCACAGCTCTGCGCGAGTGCGCGGACATGTGCAGACTTCAATGAAGTGGATCAACCAGTGAGAGTCACACGACCGCTCGCTGTCAGGCTCGGAAGGGCTGACCATCTCGGCGCCCATGGCGGATCTCGGCAAGTGACCAAACTCCGAGGGAGTAGTCGTCGAGCGCGTACCCGCCCTCGGTCAGTAGCCGGTCCACAAGCTGCCGCATCTCGGCCTGGAAGTCCCCACGACCTGAGACCCGGACCTCCACCCATACTCCCGATAGCTCGTTGCTCACCCGCCGCACGGCGTTCAGGTCAGAGGACGAGAACGATGCCTCGTCCGTCAGCGCCTGGATCAGTTCCGCGTCTGACTCGTAATACTTCATAGAAGCTTCGAGTCGTCGATCGGCAATCCCGAACCACTCCGAACCCGAGCGTTCACCCACGCTATTCAGCAGGGCTTTCACGCGCTCCCGCTGCATCCTCGGGAACACCTGCACAGACTTCATCTTCGACAGTGTTCCAGGAGTCACGGGTATGCCGCGTTCAGCTGACGGGCGCACCCCAAAGCGCCGGATGAACGCCGTCACGCTCGTTCGCCAGTTGAACTAGGCTCGGCTGGTGTTCGAGTTCGCGATTCAAGGCCCGCGCCGTATCCGCCTCCGGATCGGGCGATGGCACTTCCGGACCTGGCGGTCCTGGGTCATGAAGCTGCCCAGCGGGGTACCGAGCGCCGGAGTTGGTCTACATCGTCGAGTGGCTTGATGACGATGACATGAGCCTCGGCCAGATCGGCGCGTTCTTCTCTGAGGAGACGGCGCAGGCGTGCATCGCCCAGCTTGAGGCGGAAGGCCGCACCGACCTAGCTATCAACATGATCGCGGTCCACTCCCGGCTACAGGACTGGGAGTGGAACCCCTAGCTGACTTATGTTGTACTACGGCCGATCGGCGAGGGCGACCTGCAGTTTCTGCAAGGTCTGATCAGCGATCCGGAGGAAGCCACTCCTAGCTTGGCATCGAGTTGGCGCGTTCTTACCGCGGTCGTGGTGTCGGTACGCGTGTTCATCAACTTGTCGTCGCCTACCTGTTCGCGAAACCCTCTTCCGCCGCATCGAGGCCTATGCCGAGGAGGGACTGATCGCACAAGAGCCTCAGGAAGCCGGCGTGGCTTTCTGAGGCTCTTGTGGTTCTGCGGGGTGGAGCGACGAGGCGGGCCGAGGTCAGCGGAGTACTGCGACGCCGCCGTACTCGATCCACTCTGCGGTCTCCTGCTTCGGGGGTGCTTCGTTGTTCGGGCGCCAGGTGGAGACCTCTACGAGGCCCGGATCAAGGATGTCCATTCCCTCGAACCACTCGGCTACGTCCTTTTCCTGGCGGACGCGGCCCCAGTTGCCGTGCGTGGTTTCGTCCATGAACTTGGTGACGGAGTCGCGGATCGTGGCGTCCTCGCTGACGAGTTGGCACATCACCATGCAACTGCCTGGTACCAGGCGTTCGGTGACTCGGCGGACCACGGCCATCGGGCCGTCGGTCTCGCTGTCCGGGATGCAGTGGAACACCGAGTTGAACAGCACTGCGACGGGCTGGGAGAAGTCGATCAGGCGCACGGTGTCGGGGTGCGAGAAGATCGCTTCGGTGTCGCGCATGTCGGCCTCGATGACCGTCGTCCTGCGCTCGTCCTCGACCAGCAGGGCGCGGCCGTGCGCGCTCACCAGCGGGTCGATGTCGATGTAGACGACATGGGGCTCGTCGGTGACCTGCTGCGCGACCTGGTGCACGTTGTTCTGCGTGGGCAGGCCCGATCCGTGGTCGAGGAACTGCCTGATTCCGTGCTCCGCAGCCAGCGCCCGTACCGCGCGCTGCATGAACTGCCGGTTGTTGACGGCCAGCGCGCGGGTGCTCGGAACGACCTTGTCCAGCTCGTCGACGGCCGCGCGGTCGGCAGCGAAGTTGTCCTTGCCGCCGAGGTAGTAGTCGTACATGCGCGCCGCTGTCGGAACGGAGGTGTCGAATTTAGCCGGAGGCTGTTCGTCAGGCTGCATTATCTCCCCAAGTGCCGAGTCGGGCGGTCGCCCGACCGAGGACACATTACTTACCCCGCTGGCCAGCGGTGATGTGCCCGGTACGGTGTGTGAGTCTGAGCGCCTACTTTAGCCGGACCACCGGGGCTGATGACACAAGCTGGCAACGACTTCACATACCTCTGCAGTCGTCGTATGGAGTTCAAATGCTGGGTCGGCGGCGGCGTACGGCGAGCATGGCAATGCCGATGGGTATCGCTGCTGCGGCTGTGCCTGCTGCCAGGTTGAATCGGGTTTGGCCGGCCTGGCGGCAGCGGTGGGCGATGTCTTCGCTGTCTGGGGGTGGTTCGCCGCCGGGGTAGTTGTTGGCGTCGTTCAGCACCGTGTCGTAGGGCGCGAGGCAGGTGTAGGTGGCTGCTCGGCTGGTGTTGTCGATGGTGGGGTTGTCGAACATCAACCAGATGGCCGCGAGGGGTAGTGCGATCGCCAGCGCCGTTAGTAGGCGGCGGAAGGCTGGGGATCTGGTCATGGCGGGAAGCCTGACACAGGCAACCGAGGTCGCCGTGTCACCAGTGCCCGCACATACCGCGATCGCATCCGAATGGGGCAGGCGACCTGGCGGACGACTTTCGCGCGACACCTGGCGGAAAACAGCGCGGACTGGTTGGCCTTGAGGCGGCTCTGGCGACGTTGATCGACTTCGATCGAGAATCGGCTGTGGCTGGTCGGCGGGGGCAGGGTGAGGGGCGTACAGGTGGCTCTGCGAAAGGACTCGTGTGAACAAGACAAAGCTGATCCGGATCATGACGGCGGCGGCTGTTGTGGGGACTGGACTGGTGGGCGGCGTGGGTGCCGGTACCGCGAGCGCAGCTCCGAACTGCAACCAGTACGGGCCTCTGCGGGACGGCCGGACGCTGCAGTCCATCGGCTCGATTCCGTACAAGGCTGGTCCCGCGGCGGAGTGCCCGACCTACCGGAGTCTTGAGGGCAGGGCCGTCATCCACTGTCAGAAGAAGAACACCTACGGGAACATCTGGTTCTTCGTTCGCCACCAGGCGACGGGGCAGACGGGGTGGATCTACAAGGGTGACACGACGCTGTACCCCGACGGCATCAAGTGGTGCAACCCGTAGGGGACACCGGTACGAATACCGCGACGGCCGCAGGAAGCTTCAGCCTTCCTGCGGCCGTCTGCGTGTCCGCGGGCGCCGCCGGGATGGTTGACATCGGCACTTAGCTGCCGACGTACGCCGCGAGGTGTTCGCCGGTGAGCGTCGACTGCTTGGCCGCCAGTTCCGCGGGGGTGCCCTCGAAGACGATCTGGCCGCCGTCGTGGCCGGCGCCCGGGCCGAGGTCGATGATCCAGTCGGCGTGGGCCATCACGGCCTGGTGGTGCTCGATCACGATCACCGACTTGCCGGAGTCGACCAGCCGGTCCAGCAGGCCGAGGAGGTGTTCGACGTCGGCGAGGTGGAGGCCGGTGGTCGGCTCGTCCAGGACGTAGATGCCGCCCTTCTCGCTCATGTGGGTGGCCAGCTTGAGGCGCTGGCGCTCGCCGCCGGAGAGGGTGGTCAGCGGCTGGCCGAGGCTGAGGTAGCCGAGACCGACGTCCGCCAGGTGCGCCAGGATCTTGTGCGCGGCAGGAGTCTTCGCCTCGCCGTCGGCGAAGAACCGTTCCGCCTCCGTCACCGACATCGCCAGTACTTCGCTGATGTCCCGCCCACCGAAGTGGTAGTCCAGCACCTCCTCCTTGAACCTCTTGCCCTCGCACACCTCGCAGGGAGTCGCGACGCCGGCCATCATCGCCAGATCGGTGTAGATCACCCCCGCGCCGTTGCAGTTCGGGCAGGCACCCTCGGAGTTGGCGCTGAACAGGGCCGGCTTGACCCCGTTGGCCTTCGCGAACGCCTTGCGGATCGGCTCGAGCAGCCCTGTGTACGTCGCCGGATTGCTGCGCCGGGAACCGCGGATGGCGGCCTGGTCGATCGACACCACGTCGGCCGAGGACGGCAGCGAGCCGTGGATCAGCGAGCTCTTG encodes:
- a CDS encoding SAM-dependent methyltransferase yields the protein MYDYYLGGKDNFAADRAAVDELDKVVPSTRALAVNNRQFMQRAVRALAAEHGIRQFLDHGSGLPTQNNVHQVAQQVTDEPHVVYIDIDPLVSAHGRALLVEDERRTTVIEADMRDTEAIFSHPDTVRLIDFSQPVAVLFNSVFHCIPDSETDGPMAVVRRVTERLVPGSCMVMCQLVSEDATIRDSVTKFMDETTHGNWGRVRQEKDVAEWFEGMDILDPGLVEVSTWRPNNEAPPKQETAEWIEYGGVAVLR